The segment GCGGCCAGATGCCGCTGGCGGAGCTTATCAAACAAGGGGTCGGCCTCCAGTTGGGGTTTCGATCACCAGGATTGCTGGCGGATATCCTCAAGTTCCAAGCCATGTACGATTCCAGAGAAGCCAAGATAGATATCGGCGTTTACGTTGTTGGCACATCGGCATTTCAGAACGTCATGAGGAAGGAAACCGGAAAGCCATGGGCTGGTTTGAGCTTTTATGAGGTTACCGAAAAGTTGCCTAGTATCGGGAGAATGCTGAAGGTGCCCATCTGTTTACTTGGTTTGAACGCCGTGGAAGAAAGCCCGTCCGTGGCTGGCAATATCAACCACATGTCATCCTCCCAGGTTAAAGAGACTGTTTTTGCATTTTTGGAAAGGAAATACGGTCGGCCAATCGACCAGAATGTTCGCGTGATGGGGATGGGTAGAGGATTGGATATAGAGTTTGATGGTATACTGCGACTTGATGATGAGGATGTAATCCTTGAGGTGGAAGTGAGCACTGAGGGCGTGCTTCGTTCACGGATTCTTGCGGATAGCACCCGCAGCTTTACTAAAATGCTCCAAGACTACCGTCGCCTGATGGGAAGGAAAGCTTCACTCAGATTTATATTTCTGGGTGAATTCAATCCCAGATATATCAGCAGAGTATTGGATCAAAGAGATGATGTGTCCTGTGAATCCGGAGGCGCGATAGTCGATTATGAAGTGTATCGGTTCGAGGATCTCGGCCTAACCGATAAGCAGAATATTTCCAGCATCTGAAGAGCCCCTGATCAAGTGGAGCAGGCGATCTTTTGCCGCGAGATTGGGGAGGTGTCTCCCTAATGCGCTCTCTTTAGAACAGATTCCTTCAATTTACGTCAAAAGCGAAAAAGATTGCTTGGGGACTGCCAGCTGGAGCATCGTCTCGTAATGAACAATGCCAGGAGTGACGCCTAGAATATTTTTTAAAAAATCAGCCATCTCCGTTGAATCCTGGAAATTGGCGCTCAAGAATAGATCAAAGCGACCGGTGGTGATGACGACGCGGTTGACCCTTCGGTCGGCCACCAGATGATCCGTTGCCGCATTGATCTGACCGGGGCGGGTTTTCACCAGGATGATTGCCTGAGTGCCGAAACCAAAGGCTGTAGGATCGGCGACGCTGACCACCCTTACGATGTTCTCGTTAAGCAGCACTTGCATCTTTTTGCCCATCAGTGTCCTGTTTATTTGCAATTTCTTGCTGAGATGAGTGATGCTTTCTCTGGGACTTGACTCCAGAGCCTCTATTAGTTTCACTTCCAATTCATCCAG is part of the Dehalococcoidia bacterium genome and harbors:
- a CDS encoding BglII/BstYI family type II restriction endonuclease, producing MKLSLEKFSYLSGETRLNSKPGIIQEIEEVFLRPRIDITMLSLDQFLQLSRADFLARGWDPPAVVRGRGGQMPLAELIKQGVGLQLGFRSPGLLADILKFQAMYDSREAKIDIGVYVVGTSAFQNVMRKETGKPWAGLSFYEVTEKLPSIGRMLKVPICLLGLNAVEESPSVAGNINHMSSSQVKETVFAFLERKYGRPIDQNVRVMGMGRGLDIEFDGILRLDDEDVILEVEVSTEGVLRSRILADSTRSFTKMLQDYRRLMGRKASLRFIFLGEFNPRYISRVLDQRDDVSCESGGAIVDYEVYRFEDLGLTDKQNISSI